In a single window of the Thermoanaerobaculia bacterium genome:
- a CDS encoding protein kinase, with protein sequence MSIAAGTRLGPYEILAPLGAGGMGEVYRARDTRLGRELAVKVLPPDFAGDAQRRSRFEQEARSASALNHPNIVVVHDVGVAGDHLYVAMELVDGKTLREILETSRLPVSRGLEIGTQIAEGLARAHAAGIVHRDLKPENVMISKDGHVKILDFGLAKITKGAGDDVSNMPTAAPLPTDAGTVMGTVGYMSPEQAAGRPVDFRSDQFSLGTILYEMATGKRPFQRETAAQTMSAIIAEDAEPIAALNPRVPPPLRWIVDRCLGKEPEARYASTTDLARELKSLRDHLSEATSAAVSAGVPAAKRARRPVAAIAAALVVVAAVAALLSNRLTLDAHPATVAPIFHRLTFGRGTIWGARFAPDGGTIVYSAAWNGDKPRLFTVREDNLFSTQLALPPAILFGMSSQSELALGREPTFFTTLTLLGTLARSPLSGGAPRDLEERVAFSDWTPDGQSLAVARDIGGGRFGLFYPEDHLLYESLGWVSHLRFSPDGKQIAFLDHPPSGDSGDVLVVPANGKEKARKLAGDFVTVQGLAWRPDGKEVWVTGTRTGIARSLEAISLAGKERTVCRVPATFTIYDLLKDGRALVAEDDYRSSIFFVGKNGEQKDLSALDWAGPGGISPDGSLVSFDETGEGGGDKGALYIRKTDASPPVLLGTGAAGGFSSDGRWVAALSFDGTQISVYPTGPGKARTYPLTLVGSRPQFVAGDKEICFRGFEKGRLPQLYALDLATGKTRQITEQGVGSSTYLPVSPDGRTVFAITKERQPALYSVDGKSPRPVPGAEPGDAPAGWSTDGASVYVYRRGETPMHIFRVELASGKRTPWKEISPPDPGGITGVAPVIVGSNGDSYVYGATRILSTLYLVEGLK encoded by the coding sequence ATGAGCATCGCCGCGGGCACCCGGCTCGGTCCCTACGAGATCCTCGCTCCGCTGGGAGCGGGGGGCATGGGCGAGGTCTACCGGGCCCGCGACACCCGACTCGGCCGCGAGCTGGCGGTGAAGGTCCTGCCGCCCGATTTCGCCGGCGACGCGCAGCGGCGGTCGCGGTTCGAGCAGGAGGCGCGATCGGCGTCGGCGCTGAACCACCCGAACATCGTCGTGGTGCACGACGTGGGCGTGGCAGGCGATCACCTCTACGTCGCGATGGAGCTCGTCGACGGAAAGACGCTGCGCGAGATCCTCGAGACGTCACGTCTTCCCGTCAGCCGGGGCCTCGAGATCGGTACGCAGATCGCGGAGGGTCTCGCCCGCGCCCACGCGGCCGGCATCGTCCACCGGGACCTCAAGCCCGAGAACGTGATGATCTCGAAAGACGGGCACGTCAAGATCCTCGACTTCGGCCTGGCCAAGATCACGAAGGGGGCGGGCGACGACGTCTCGAACATGCCGACCGCTGCTCCGCTGCCGACCGACGCCGGAACCGTGATGGGAACCGTCGGCTACATGTCGCCCGAGCAGGCGGCCGGACGTCCCGTCGACTTCCGCTCCGACCAGTTCTCCCTCGGGACGATCCTGTACGAGATGGCGACGGGCAAGCGCCCCTTCCAGCGCGAGACTGCCGCCCAGACGATGAGCGCGATCATCGCCGAGGACGCGGAGCCGATCGCCGCTCTCAACCCGAGGGTCCCGCCGCCCCTCCGCTGGATCGTCGACCGCTGCCTCGGAAAGGAGCCGGAGGCCCGATACGCCTCGACGACCGATCTCGCCCGGGAGCTCAAGAGCCTGCGCGACCACCTCTCGGAGGCGACGTCCGCGGCGGTTTCCGCGGGCGTGCCGGCGGCGAAGCGGGCGCGCCGCCCGGTCGCCGCGATCGCGGCGGCGCTCGTCGTCGTCGCGGCGGTGGCGGCACTCCTGTCGAACCGCCTGACGCTCGACGCCCATCCTGCGACCGTGGCGCCGATCTTCCACCGTCTCACGTTCGGCCGCGGGACGATCTGGGGAGCGCGGTTCGCGCCCGACGGCGGGACGATCGTCTACTCGGCCGCGTGGAACGGGGACAAGCCCCGGCTCTTCACCGTCCGCGAAGACAACCTCTTCTCCACACAGCTCGCGCTGCCCCCCGCGATCCTCTTCGGGATGTCGTCCCAGAGCGAGCTGGCGCTGGGAAGAGAGCCGACCTTCTTCACCACCCTGACGCTTCTCGGCACGCTCGCCCGATCCCCGCTCTCCGGCGGAGCGCCCCGCGACCTCGAGGAGCGCGTCGCGTTCTCCGACTGGACGCCGGATGGACAGTCGCTCGCCGTCGCGCGCGACATCGGCGGTGGCCGTTTCGGCCTCTTCTACCCCGAGGACCATCTCCTGTACGAAAGTCTCGGATGGGTGAGCCATCTCCGCTTTTCGCCCGACGGCAAGCAGATCGCCTTTCTCGACCATCCGCCGAGCGGCGACAGCGGCGACGTGCTCGTCGTGCCCGCAAACGGAAAGGAAAAAGCCCGCAAGCTCGCCGGGGATTTCGTCACGGTCCAGGGCCTCGCGTGGAGGCCCGACGGGAAGGAAGTCTGGGTCACCGGAACCCGCACCGGAATCGCGCGCTCCCTCGAGGCGATCTCGCTGGCCGGGAAAGAACGCACGGTCTGCCGCGTTCCCGCGACGTTCACGATCTACGACCTCCTGAAGGACGGGCGCGCGCTCGTGGCCGAAGACGATTACCGGAGCTCGATCTTCTTCGTCGGGAAGAACGGCGAACAGAAAGACCTCTCCGCGCTCGATTGGGCGGGCCCGGGCGGCATTTCGCCCGACGGCTCACTCGTCTCCTTCGACGAAACCGGCGAGGGAGGCGGAGACAAGGGGGCGCTCTACATCCGGAAGACGGACGCCTCGCCGCCCGTCCTTCTCGGCACGGGCGCGGCCGGCGGCTTCTCTTCCGACGGAAGGTGGGTCGCGGCACTCTCGTTCGACGGCACGCAGATCTCGGTCTATCCGACCGGCCCCGGCAAGGCGAGGACATATCCGCTCACCCTCGTCGGAAGCCGGCCGCAATTCGTCGCCGGCGACAAGGAGATCTGTTTCCGCGGCTTCGAGAAGGGCCGTCTGCCTCAACTGTACGCACTCGACCTCGCCACGGGGAAGACCCGCCAGATTACCGAACAGGGGGTCGGAAGCAGCACCTACCTGCCGGTGTCCCCCGACGGGCGCACCGTTTTCGCCATCACGAAAGAGCGACAGCCCGCGCTCTATTCGGTCGACGGGAAGAGCCCTCGTCCCGTGCCCGGCGCGGAGCCGGGCGACGCTCCGGCCGGCTGGAGCACCGACGGAGCGAGCGTGTACGTCTATCGCCGCGGCGAGACGCCGATGCACATCTTCCGGGTGGAGCTCGCCTCCGGGAAGCGAACTCCGTGGAAGGAGATTTCCCCGCCCGACCCCGGCGGCATCACGGGAGTCGCGCCGGTCATCGTCGGTTCGAACGGCGACTCCTACGTTTACGGCGCGACCCGCATCCTCTCGACGCTGTATCTCGTGGAGGGCTTGAAGTGA